Proteins from a genomic interval of Thermovirga sp.:
- a CDS encoding sulfite exporter TauE/SafE family protein codes for MSILTALSALWLGVLASVSPCPLAANLAAFSFIQKEGLSPR; via the coding sequence ATGAGCATACTGACGGCCCTTTCCGCCCTATGGCTGGGTGTGCTGGCTTCGGTGAGCCCCTGCCCCCTTGCTGCCAACTTGGCGGCCTTCTCCTTCATCCAGAAGGAGGGGCTTTCACCCCGCA